One Aspergillus oryzae RIB40 DNA, chromosome 2 genomic window carries:
- a CDS encoding uncharacterized protein (predicted protein) encodes MEAGNRAVEGEQWYDFYPWEEWLASEADRVLLVDIGRSKGHDLARFKEKKNPAGRLILQDLSEVIQDIQAPLAQGIEAQGYSMFDPQPIRGAKAYYMRTVLHDWPDKQALQALQRIREAMADDSVLLINENSVPVTGVSRFNASVDLIMMTVLSSLQRTEKQWLSLLERAQFNVIKVWRSDNQGVGSNALFEAVPVFVGSSGQVP; translated from the coding sequence ATGGAGGCTGGCAACCGGGCGGTAGAGGGCGAGCAGTGGTACGACTTCTACCCCTGGGAGGAGTGGCTAGCCAGTGAGGCAGACCGCGTGCTCCTGGTTGACATCGGCCGGAGCAAGGGTCATGACCTCGCAcgcttcaaggagaaaaagaaccccGCCGGCCGCCTGATTTTGCAGGATCTATCCGAAGtcatccaggatatccaggcTCCGCTCGCTCAGGGCATCGAGGCCCAAGGCTACAGCATGTTCGACCCACAGCCCATCCGCGGCGCCAAGGCCTATTACATGCGCACTGTGCTGCACGACTGGCCCGACAAGCAGGCCCTGCAGGCCCTGCAGCGCATCCGGGAGGCGATGGCCGACGATTCGGTGCTGTTGATCAACGAGAATAGCGTGCCTGTGACGGGTGTTTCCCGGTTCAATGCCAGTGTCGACCTCATCATGATGACCGTGCTCTCCTCTCTGCAGCGCACGGAAAAGCAATGGCTGAGTCTTCTGGAGCGCGCCCAATTCAATGTCATCAAGGTATGGCGATCGGATAACCAGGGAGTGGGATCTAATGCTTTGTTTGAGGCTGTTCCTGTTTTCGTAGGTAGTTCCGGACAAGTTCCctag
- a CDS encoding MOSC domain-containing protein (uncharacterized Fe-S protein) produces MLDLDTPQALTIATTIITLLTIPVLYPQLPTWLKTTTSKLLPNSQKKKHPSSEILALRVYPIKSCRGLSLNSTTLHMEGLDLDRRWMLIDAKTHDFLTIRQIPQMTLINTALSTDDQSLVVTFTGVTDKEVRVPLRPDTAWLDAHTTLGQVKIWDIETDAYIYGPEVNAPFSEFLSRDVCLVYKGPTPRIMRGNGDPSLLGREQSVNFPDVHPVLVASEASLAELNSRLVEKGVEPIGVERFRANVIVKGGEPWVEDEWKVVRVGDGAGKVLEFDVLARCARCQVPNVDPDTAGKHKTEPWDTLMSYRRVDEGMKYKPCFGMLCAPRGEGVLEVGMRFDVLEVTSEHRYIKGF; encoded by the coding sequence atgcTAGACCTAGACACCCCCCAAGCCCTCACAATAGCCACCACAATCATAACCCTCCTTACCATCCCCGTCTTATACCCCCAACTCCCAACCTGGCTCAAAACCACCACATCCAAACTCCTCCCCAACAgccagaaaaagaagcacCCCAGCAGCGAAATCCTCGCACTAAGAGTCTACCCCATCAAATCATGCCGCGGCCTCAGTCTAAACAGCACAACCCTCCACATGGAAGGTCTAGACCTCGACCGCAGGTGGATGCTCATCGACGCCAAAACCCACGACTTCCTGACCATCCGGCAAATCCCACAGATGACGCTCATAAACACCGCTCTCAGCACCGATGACCAATCCCTTGTGGTCACATTTACAGGGGTTACTGATAAAGAGGTCCGCGTACCCCTCCGCCCAGACACTGCCTGGCTAGACGCCCACACGACCCTGGGCCAGGTGAAGATCTGGGACATCGAGACAGACGCCTATATCTACGGACCTGAAGTCAATGCCCCATTTAGTGAGTTCCTGAGCCGTGACGTTTGCCTCGTGTACAAGGGTCCTACGCCTAGAATTATGCGCGGGAACGGGGATCCgagtcttctgggtcgtgaGCAGAGTGTGAATTTCCCCGATGTGCATCCTGTGCTTGTTGCTTCTGAGGCGTCGTTGGCAGAGCTGAATTCGAGACTTGTGGAGAAGGGCGTGGAGCCTATTGGGGTGGAGCGGTTTCGGGCTAATGTTATTGTTAAGGGGGGTGAGCCttgggtggaggatgagtgGAAGGTTGTTAGGGTTGGTGATGGGGCTGGGAAGGTGCTGGAGTTTGATGTCCTGGCGAGGTGTGCCAGGTGTCAGGTGCCGAATGTTGATCCGGATACGGCGGGGAAGCATAAGACGGAGCCGTGGGATACGCTTATGAGTTATCGGCGGGTGGATGAGGGTATGAAGTATAAGCCTTGTTTTGGGATGCTCTGTGCGCCGAGAGGGGAGGGCGTTTTGGAGGTTGGCATGAGGTTTGATGTGCTTGAGGTTACGAGCGAGCATCGGTATATTAAGGGGTTTTAA
- a CDS encoding uncharacterized protein (predicted protein) has translation MQVYISSSAHALALQNDTSNLHAALYLLANPTSYKSFDQSSCNIRASLDVLVGARSRHMEENDVSVLALLKRLGQTCIKDELAEVASSVLGYPDVCSRRYKRLPRVEKVVIGRLGVENFPYYVCGIRRRTSLEYWRELLLPPNLLPIFITDSAFDIGQVVRISMRLGLNRVVRSCSRYSHMEYNVWSSTSMGLGVIL, from the coding sequence AtgcaagtatatatatcgtCCAGTGCCCATGCTCTTGCTTTGCAAAACGATACCAGCAACCTGCATGCCGCTCTATACCTGCTCGCTAACCCAACATCTTACAAGAGCTTTGATCAATCCAGCTGCAATATCCGTGCCTCTCTCGATGTCCTCGTCGGCGCAAGATCCAGGCACATGGAAGAAAACGACGTTTCGGTGCTGGCCTTGTTGAAACGCCTGGGCCAGACTTGTATAAAAGATGAACTCGCAGAGGTAGCGTCCAGCGTCCTCGGATATCCGGACGTCTGCTCCAGGAGATACAAACGACTTCCACGTGTTGAGAAAGTCGTCATTGGGCGGCTGGGGGTGGAGAACTTTCCGTACTACGTCTGTGGAATCCGCCGCAGGACCAGCCTGGAGTACTGGCGGGAGCTGCTGCTCCCTCCAAACCTTCTCCCCATCTTCATAACCGATTCTGCCTTTGATATCGGACAAGTGGTAAGAATCTCGATGCGCCTTGGTCTCAATCGAGTAGTACGATCTTGTAGCCGCTATTCCCATATGGAGTACAATGTCTGGTCGTCGACCTCCATGGGACTTGGCGTAATCCTCTAG
- a CDS encoding DNA-directed DNA polymerase POL5 (predicted regulator of rRNA gene transcription (MYB-binding protein)) — MADLTCTVATSATLVEIYEDLASEKDEIRLKAAQALVSQFTPDKNATDDQIQKTLRRLFRGLCSSRKAARIGFSIALTEILSQILSSPRESSEFDIPRVVGFWESQSSASGSESGQEQRDHHFGRLFGAEAIIKSGILFKPNAPFSEWTKLLDLVFDLAKKKPWIREECGWIVYRCVYELSAQKAEAKFVESALERLCTNELARTPEGVAIWLAAKDLFPKVKLPSKVWKHDDPLDVKERNQLAKVMKESSVSEAEGENKGSNPKSSGVWNSKLHFAWDAVLSRLSETSAKESKSKTSRLSFSDFWTEVVDNGLFAASSSDERKYWGFLLFVKVLNESPLPLASLVFTKNLVRCLTNQLAVEDRYLHRMAAKAAKTIQTRVSKEPEFAAASINGLMGSAGSVNFDQVTKTKTVEKIVIEANLDALKQIVPLFEKLVACPGTSDSKAAASSRQFLAGLLLSIVRSRASASDESEEGAKEVLEQILFTFVRFAYFVEKEGDSRGQTAAEPALTEQTQELFRSRINSCLNSLIANQKYATALPYAVVRKVRDAAKSEEYGKFIIAMDDTLQDSVKGAFKSLKKLSSTEKKGDAAGVDAFKLLYSMTILQVYNGDADAVSMLDELDFCFSKIFGDKKSKKDETADASDALVEILLSFASKPSQLFRRMSEQVFGAFADKISENGLDSLVSILEAKESLAGQQEMFEQDDEGEEDEEMMDVDEDDSDVEVIDAEGSNDDEDEDDEEEGSEEEEDGNDDEEAIFEAKLAEALGPHRANQDLNDDDEGSDADMNDDEMEQVDQQLAKVFQARRDALSKNKDKKDAKGNMVNFKNRVLDLLEIYVKKCHSKLLALDLLLPLLRLTRKSTVKQISNKANSVLRDYTRLCKGSALPKLESVEPAWELLNSIHKEASHSGPPSHASACSQASLLMVKVLVAHDKNNISGIVDVYAETRKQQFLSKKCHVQPSFFSEWSNWCVSASKQMKN; from the exons CTGGTGGAAATTTACGAAGATCTCGCGAgcgagaaagatgagatCAGACTGAAAGCTGCGCAAGCGCTGGTGTCGCAATTTACGCCCGACAAGAATGCTACAGATGACCAGATCCAAAAGACTCTGCGGAGACTTTTCCGCGGCCTCTGCAGTAGCAGAAAAGCTGCGCGCATTGGTTTTTCTATCGCCTTGACTGAGATTCTGTCTCAAATTCTTTCCAGCCCCAGAGAGTCTTCAGAATTTGATATCCCGAGGGTAGTAGGGTTCTGGGAGTCACAGTCTAGCGCTTCCGGAAGCGAGTCGGGTCAG GAACAAAGAGATCATCACTTTGGACGTTTATTTGGTGCAGAGGCTATTATCAAGTCTGGTATTCTTTTCAAGCCCAACGCGCCTTTCTCTGAGTGGACTAAGCTCCTAGACCTGGTCTTTGAtctggccaagaagaagccctggaTCAGGGAAGAATGCGGTTGGATCGTCTACCGCTGTGTCTATGAATTATCTGCTCAGAAGGCCGAAGCAAAGTTTGTGGAATCCGCTCTTGAGCGCCTTTGCACAAATGAGCTGGCACGGACGCCAGAGGGAGTTGCTATTTGGCTAGCAGCCAAGGACTTATTCCCTAAAGTGAAACTTCCTAGTAAAGTTTGGAAACATGACGACCCACTAGACGTCAAGGAGAGGAATCAGCTGGCAAAGGTCATGAAGGAATCTTCAGTGTCCGAGGCTGAAGGTGAAAATAAGGGTAGCAACCCCAAGTCATCGGGCGTGTGGAATTCAAAGCTTCACTTTGCTTGGGATGCTGTGTTGTCTAGGCTCAGCGAAACCTCAGCAAAGGAGAGCAAATCGAAGACCTCTCGGCTTAGCTTCAGTGATTTCTGGACAGAGGTTGTCGACA ATGGTCTCTTTGCCGCTTCCTCCTCGGACGAGCGTAAATACTGGGgtttcctcctcttcgtcaagGTGTTGAATGAGAGCCCCTTGCCATTGGCTTCCCTTGTGTTCACAAAGAACCTTGTGAGATGCCTTACAAATCAGCTCGCTGTTGAGGACCGGTACCTTCACCGTATGGCGGCTAAGGCTGCAAAGACTATCCAGACCCGCGTGTCAAAGGAACCCGAGTTTGCCGCAGCTTCGATCAATGGTTTGATGGGCTCGGCGGGCTCAGTGAACTTTGATCAAgtcaccaagaccaagacagtggagaagatcgtgaTCGAGGCCAACTTAGATGCCCTCAAGCAGATTGTGCCCCTCTTCGAAAAGCTCGTCGCATGCCCGGGTACAAGTGACAGCAAAGCTGCTGCCTCAAGCCGCCAGTTCCTTGCTGGTTTGCTTCTGTCCATTGTTAGGTCTCGGGCTTCCGCTAGCGATGAATCGGAAGAGGGTGCTAAGGAGGTGCTCGAACAAATTCTGTTCACTTTCGTGCGATTTGCCTACtttgtggagaaagagggtGACAGCCGCGGTCAGACCGCTGCTGAGCCAGCCCTCACTGAGCAGACTCAGGAGCTCTTCCGGAGCAGGATCAACTCCTGCCTGAACAGCCTAATCGCCAACCAGAAGTACGCAACTGCTCTTCCTTATGCAGTTGTCCGCAAGGTTCGGGATGCAGCTAAGTCGGAGGAGTATGGCAAGTTTATCATCGCTATGGATGATACCCTGCAGGATTCAGTGAAGGGCGCATTTAAATCGCTGAAGAAATTGTCAAGCACG gaaaagaagggtgATGCCGCTGGCGTCGATGCATTCAAGCTTCTTTACTCTATGACCATCCTTCAGGTGTACAACGGCGATGCTGATGCTGTTTCCATGCTGGACGAACTTGACTTCTGCTTCTCAAAGATTTTCGGAGACAAGAAGTCTAAGAAGGACGAGACAGCAGATGCTTCCGATGCGCTGGTGGAAATTCTTTTGAGTTTCGCTTCGAAGCCTTCCCAGCTCTTCCGCCGTATGAGTGAACAAGTTTTTGGTGCCTTCGCCGATAAGATTTCTGAGAATGGACTGGATTCTCTGGTCTCC ATCTTGGAAGCGAAAGAGAGTCTTGCGGGTCAGCAAGAGATGTTCGAACAGgacgatgaaggagaagaagacgaggagatgatggatgttgatgaagacGACAGTGACGTCGAAGTCATCGACGCAGAGGGCTCaaatgatgacgaagacgaagacgacgaggaggagggatctgaagaggaagaagatggaaacgatgacgaagaagctATCTTCGAGGCCAAGCTTGCCGAAGCACTCGGACCGCACCGTGCAAACCAAGACCTgaacgatgacgatgaaggctCAGACGCCGACATGAACGACGACGAGATGGAACAGGTAGACCAGCAGCTCGCTAAGGTGTTCCAGGCGCGCCGGGATGCCCTGagcaaaaacaaagacaagaaagacgCAAAGGGCAACATGGTTAACTTCAAGAACCgtgttcttgaccttcttgaGATTTATGTCAAGAAGTGCCACTCGAAACTCCTGGctctcgatctccttctccctcttctacGTCTTACTCGCAAGTCTACCGTCAAACAGATCTCGAACAAGGCCAACTCCGTGCTGCGCGATTACACGAGACTGTGCAAGGGCTCTGCTCTGCCCAAGTTAGAGTCCGTTGAGCCTGCCTGGGAGCTCCTGAACTCGATCCACAAGGAGGCCAGCCACAGCGGCCCGCCCTCGCACGCTTCGGCTTGCAGCCAGGCAAGTCTTCTTATGGTTAAGGTTCTCGTCGCACACGACAAGAACAACATCTCGGGCATTGTGGATGTCTACGCCGAGACCCGAAAGCAGCAGTTCCTCAGCAAGAAATGCCATGTCCAGCCTTCGTTCTTCAGCGAATGGAGCAACTGGTGTGTTTCCGCCAGCAagcagatgaagaactga